Proteins co-encoded in one Candida albicans SC5314 chromosome 3, complete sequence genomic window:
- a CDS encoding mRNA splicing protein (Ortholog(s) have role in mRNA splicing, via spliceosome and Prp19 complex, spliceosomal complex localization) — protein sequence MSVTATSHDILKSIDDSILPPEDTLSEAMYNNVKLDHYFNKLPKSSEENNINDQTNQLIVSAAPESEDSPAAEWKLLRTLAGAHQGWIRAIALDEITNKWYVTGSADSTIKIWDFENNSLKAVLTGHVLGIRSLCISKRHPYLFSGGEDKSLRCWDLERSNSDAGCQIRSYHGHLGGVYSIGLHPELDVLFSGGKDCVVRVWDIRSRVEAMTLLGHTNDITSIETDYNDPQVITSSMDGTIRLWDLRKSKTELLITNHSKSIRSMKSHPKEATFVSGDSNGEIKQWLLPKGELLNEFGTSQLSPNQRDNSRIINTLAINPVTNTLFSGYDDGKLEFYNYTTGNLQQSGQSPSLAGPEQSAIYASTFDMSGLRLLTCHGDKSIRIWGTSY from the coding sequence ATGTCTGTAACTGCTACCTCCCATGACATCTTAAAGTCCATTGATGACTCTATATTACCTCCAGAAGATACATTATCAGAAGCTATGTATAATAATGTAAAGCTAGATCACTACTTCAACAAACTACCAAAGAGCTCggaagaaaataatatcaaCGACCAGACAAATCAGCTTATAGTATCAGCTGCACCCGAACTGGAAGATTCCCCTGCTGCAGAATGGAAATTATTAAGAACATTAGCAGGTGCACACCAAGGGTGGATAAGAGCGATTGCATTAGATGAAATAACCAATAAATGGTATGTCACAGGGCTGGCCGACTCtacaataaaaatatgggattttgaaaataattcaCTCAAAGCAGTGTTGACTGGACATGTGCTAGGTATACGTTCATTGTGCATTTCTAAACGTCATccatatttattttcagGGGGTGAAGATAAATCTTTGCGATGCTGGGATTTGGAAAGAAGTAATTCTGACGCGGGGTGTCAAATACGGTCATATCACGGACACTTGGGAGGTGTTTATTCTATTGGCTTGCACCCTGAGCTAGATGTGTTATTCAGCGGTGGGAAAGACTGTGTCGTAAGAGTTTGGGACATTAGAAGCAGGGTAGAAGCCATGACTTTATTGGGTCACACTAATGATATAACATCTATTGAGACTGATTATAACGATCCACAGGTTATCACCAGCTCCATGGATGGAACTATACGATTATGGGACTTGAGAAAACTGAAAACCGAGCTTTTGATAACTAATCATTCGAAAAGTATACGAAGCATGAAATCGCATCCTAAAGAAGCGACATTTGTATCTGGTGATTCAAACGGCGAAATAAAGCAATGGCTTTTACCAAAGGGTGAATTGTTAAATGAATTTGGAACCAGCCAACTACTGCCAAACCAAAGAGATAATAGCAGAATTATTAACACTTTAGCGATTAATCCAGTTACAAACACTTTGTTTTCGGGATATGACGATGGTAAACTTGAATTCTACAATTACACTACCGGTAACTTGCAACAATCTGGACAATCTCCCTCTTTGGCTGGCCCTGAACAATCGGCAATTTATGCCTCAACTTTTGACATGTCTGGTTTAAGATTATTGACATGCCATGGCGATAAAAGTATTAGAATATGGGGAACATCctattaa